In a genomic window of Phycisphaerae bacterium:
- a CDS encoding AAA family ATPase: MTQGSQPGLFSHPRHTGRRVVVTGQVGVDKKPFIETVARLAESRGQAVRRFHVGDMMYREAPDVRPGRILDLPLARLASLRRSVFKDILAEVDQHETVIVNTHASFRWKHGLFPAFDHDQMVPLDADLYITLVDNVDAIHERLTRDFDLPHNLKDILVWREEEILATEVLASAVHGHGCFYVFARGVENHTVESLYRLIFKPDTKRVYPSFPMTHVMDMPDTLAEIDAFRATIAEHFITFDPGDMDEKRLLSHAATAMQDGKTRFTIQVHGRPVEFDVAEVTSVARDIDAQIYARDFKLIDQSDMIVSFIPELPSGKPGLSSGVERELQHAFEGTKEVYVVWQPKVDPSPFITETATRVFATIEELLAHFQSLGYLGAYQKPLFKPGAARDRGRFG; encoded by the coding sequence ATGACCCAGGGAAGCCAGCCCGGTCTCTTCAGCCACCCCCGCCACACCGGCCGCCGCGTCGTCGTCACCGGTCAGGTCGGCGTCGACAAGAAACCCTTCATCGAAACCGTCGCGCGCCTCGCCGAATCCCGCGGCCAGGCCGTCCGCCGCTTCCACGTCGGCGACATGATGTACCGCGAGGCGCCCGACGTGCGCCCCGGCCGCATCCTCGACCTGCCCCTCGCGCGCCTCGCGTCGCTGCGCCGCTCCGTCTTCAAGGACATCCTCGCCGAGGTCGACCAGCACGAGACCGTGATCGTCAACACGCACGCCTCCTTCCGCTGGAAGCACGGCCTCTTCCCCGCCTTCGACCACGACCAGATGGTCCCCCTCGACGCCGACCTTTATATCACCCTCGTCGATAACGTCGACGCGATCCACGAACGCCTCACACGCGACTTCGACCTGCCCCACAACCTCAAGGACATCCTCGTCTGGCGCGAAGAGGAAATCCTCGCCACCGAGGTCCTCGCCAGCGCCGTCCACGGCCACGGCTGCTTCTACGTCTTCGCCCGGGGCGTCGAGAACCACACCGTCGAGTCGCTCTATCGCCTGATCTTCAAGCCGGACACCAAGCGCGTCTATCCGTCTTTCCCCATGACCCACGTCATGGACATGCCCGACACGCTCGCCGAGATCGACGCCTTCCGCGCCACCATCGCCGAGCACTTCATCACCTTCGACCCCGGCGACATGGACGAGAAACGCCTGCTCTCCCACGCCGCCACCGCGATGCAGGACGGCAAGACCCGCTTCACCATTCAGGTGCATGGCCGCCCGGTCGAGTTCGACGTCGCCGAGGTCACCAGCGTCGCCCGCGACATCGACGCCCAGATCTACGCCCGCGATTTCAAGCTCATCGACCAGTCCGACATGATTGTCAGCTTCATCCCCGAGCTGCCCAGCGGCAAACCCGGCCTCTCCTCTGGCGTCGAGCGCGAGCTCCAGCACGCCTTCGAGGGCACCAAGGAGGTCTACGTGGTCTGGCAGCCCAAGGTTGACCCATCCCCCTTCATCACCGAGACCGCCACCCGCGTTTTCGCGACCATCGAGGAGCTGCTGGCCCATTTCCAGAGCCTGGGTTACCTCGGCGCCTACCAAAAACCACTCTTCAAGCCCGGCGCCGCCCGCGACCGCGGCCGCTTCGGCTAG
- a CDS encoding PilT/PilU family type 4a pilus ATPase translates to MLDVDWTSMSPEALDDVLEHLRGNGDTESFMPCPDLVKLLEDAIAREASDVHLCPGYPPTFRVHGRLQSIGDEALTSDETRRMVETLLPERSRSAMDASKNLDCSVSLPYRGGNHRFRASVYLSQKQWCACLRHIPSQIPTLEWLGFPEELATRLASHSNGLVVITGVVGSGKTATLAALVNLLRRDTGRRILTVEEPIEYLHPPGLGGIVTQREVGRDVDSFADGLKHGLRQDPDVILVGEIRDRETAQMAISAAETGHLILTTLHTRDAKGALTRLVDIFPQDAQDDIRAQLAMSLRSVVCQHLLPAADDGERRVLALEVLHVNQQVQVAIRTGKIEMLESAIQTGKRDGMLNLDDDLQRLVKAGRIALATARRLAKQPDAIVGTPNGWT, encoded by the coding sequence ATGCTCGATGTCGATTGGACCTCCATGAGCCCCGAAGCACTCGACGACGTGCTTGAACATCTGCGGGGTAACGGCGATACGGAGTCCTTCATGCCCTGCCCGGACCTGGTGAAGCTGCTGGAAGACGCCATCGCGCGGGAAGCCTCCGACGTCCACCTGTGCCCCGGATACCCGCCGACGTTCCGCGTCCACGGCCGCCTCCAGTCCATCGGCGACGAAGCCCTGACATCGGACGAGACCCGCCGCATGGTCGAGACGCTGCTCCCCGAGCGCTCGCGCAGCGCGATGGACGCCTCCAAGAACCTGGACTGCTCGGTCTCGCTCCCCTACCGCGGCGGCAACCACCGCTTCCGAGCCAGCGTATACCTTTCGCAGAAGCAGTGGTGCGCGTGCCTGCGCCACATTCCAAGTCAGATTCCGACGCTCGAGTGGCTCGGTTTTCCCGAGGAACTCGCCACACGCCTCGCGTCGCACAGCAACGGCCTCGTCGTCATTACCGGCGTCGTCGGCTCGGGCAAGACCGCCACACTGGCCGCACTGGTCAACCTCCTCCGCCGGGACACTGGCCGCCGGATCCTCACCGTTGAGGAACCCATCGAGTACCTGCATCCGCCGGGACTCGGCGGCATCGTCACGCAGCGCGAAGTCGGCCGCGATGTCGACTCGTTTGCCGACGGCCTCAAGCACGGCCTGCGGCAGGATCCGGACGTGATCCTGGTCGGCGAGATTCGTGACCGCGAAACGGCGCAAATGGCGATCAGTGCCGCCGAGACTGGCCACCTGATCCTAACGACGTTGCATACTCGCGACGCGAAGGGCGCCCTCACCCGGCTGGTCGATATCTTCCCTCAGGATGCCCAGGACGACATCCGCGCCCAGCTCGCCATGAGCCTCCGCTCCGTCGTCTGCCAACACCTCCTCCCCGCAGCCGACGACGGCGAACGCCGGGTGCTCGCGCTCGAGGTCCTCCACGTCAACCAGCAGGTCCAGGTCGCCATCCGCACTGGCAAGATCGAGATGCTCGAGTCCGCGATTCAGACCGGCAAGCGCGACGGCATGCTCAACCTGGACGACGATCTGCAACGCCTGGTCAAGGCCGGCCGCATCGCGCTCGCCACGGCGCGCCGCCTCGCCAAGCAACCGGACGCGATCGTCGGCACCCCCAATGGGTGGACGTAG